The following coding sequences lie in one Prevotella sp. oral taxon 299 str. F0039 genomic window:
- a CDS encoding SusC/RagA family TonB-linked outer membrane protein produces MKKNRNLILFKHTNTVARALCVCLSLSASPVIICAQTNNTQVEKTQKHVEGYVLDNNQQPIVGAIVRVVDKDIVATTDLQGYFSLPSNIKKAKLQVSFLGMKTVTIEATEDKAMHIKLEDAANNIGEVVVTGFQDVRRPRMTGSVSVIKSSDIAKMDVRSMDQVLRGTMSGVATSYNGRPGSDASIRIRGANSITGSTDPIWIVDGMPLNGIAPSVSNSNDLQRLVTQTGIGDIAPSDIESITVLKDAAATAIYGARAANGVIVVKTKNGREGKATYNASLYYGVTERPYSNIRMMNSEEKIRFEREMFLDGEYDSVGRVAYLLNQVKNGAVTQEEAEKEIALLRSRNTNWFKELYRPANTQQVNLSLSGGSKRTQFYNSFTFLNQNGTELTNNYKRITFNSKLYHHFSDKLTLQTILATTYRSDRSTASVISPMRYAYQANPYEDPNGYDKSYDIRISRLHPGLRWETLNMKREMLENQNTSRYLGASLNVKLQWITPLEGLIYTSQASLSVSNTSSRKEEGEGTYTNMRNNWEAQYVQGNEIPASHVLGSLREGQYNTDAYTWRNMLSYNKMIGNDHSLEVMAGQEITSNVNYSSYNYSPQYDKVHRIVGFPQVAQGTDMSRFPFSWLGGTGKYESKMSSFFANATYSYADRYVVNASARYDGSDIIGNQNQFTPLWNVSGRWNIYKEKFMEKANYINFLSLRVGYGYTGSIDHNALPFVTMQLTETRPYAGLIVPTYYKNANPNIKWQTKKDFNIGLESSLWDNRITFNVNYYNNKVIDLLDNKSLPYSSGINSIKQNVANLVNRGWEFDLGFTPVRTRDFEWTLRGNISFNKNIITKTFYQDFKQVPQKSSLLSENDNVYIQGYSVGAWLGYDFAGIDPNTGHTLAYAEDGSKVDMDMFNNKTLALKRPPMHYLGESNPTTTGGFSTEFRYKQWELNAQFEFQAGHLIPTISSTMNHNYNYSGNRYIADQYRWRATGDVAERPYLGTNNTAYDQYRFNTSLEKGDYLRCTYTSLGYRLTEALCQKLSIRSARIALTASNLFTLTNFKGIDPASMGNLSYPSTRSYSITLNVGF; encoded by the coding sequence ATGAAGAAGAACAGAAATCTCATTCTTTTCAAGCACACTAACACCGTAGCTAGAGCCTTGTGCGTATGCTTATCGCTAAGTGCTTCTCCTGTTATTATTTGTGCTCAAACAAACAATACACAGGTTGAAAAAACTCAAAAGCATGTAGAAGGCTATGTGTTAGACAATAACCAACAACCCATTGTAGGTGCCATTGTGCGAGTGGTAGACAAAGACATTGTAGCAACAACTGACCTTCAAGGTTATTTTAGTTTACCAAGTAACATAAAAAAAGCAAAACTTCAAGTGTCTTTCTTAGGCATGAAAACTGTCACTATAGAAGCAACGGAAGACAAAGCTATGCATATAAAACTTGAAGATGCTGCCAATAATATTGGCGAAGTGGTTGTTACTGGTTTTCAAGATGTTCGCCGTCCTCGCATGACTGGTTCTGTTTCGGTTATAAAAAGTAGTGATATTGCCAAAATGGACGTGCGTTCTATGGACCAAGTACTAAGAGGTACAATGTCTGGAGTTGCTACGTCTTATAACGGAAGACCTGGTTCTGATGCCTCAATTCGTATTCGTGGAGCCAATTCAATCACAGGAAGTACAGACCCAATATGGATTGTAGACGGTATGCCTCTTAATGGTATAGCACCAAGTGTTAGTAATAGTAACGACTTACAACGTTTAGTTACCCAAACAGGTATAGGCGATATTGCACCAAGCGACATCGAATCTATCACAGTTTTGAAAGACGCAGCTGCTACAGCTATATATGGAGCACGAGCTGCAAATGGTGTTATTGTGGTGAAAACCAAAAATGGTAGAGAAGGAAAAGCCACTTATAACGCTTCATTATACTATGGTGTAACAGAACGTCCCTACTCAAATATTCGCATGATGAATAGCGAAGAGAAGATAAGATTTGAAAGAGAAATGTTCTTAGATGGAGAATATGACTCGGTAGGACGTGTAGCTTATCTTCTTAACCAAGTAAAAAATGGAGCTGTTACACAAGAAGAAGCAGAGAAAGAAATTGCTTTATTACGCTCACGAAACACCAATTGGTTCAAAGAACTCTATCGTCCTGCTAATACTCAACAAGTAAATTTAAGTTTATCGGGTGGTTCAAAACGCACACAATTCTATAATTCGTTCACCTTTCTCAATCAAAATGGAACAGAGTTAACAAACAATTATAAGCGTATAACCTTTAATAGTAAGTTATATCATCACTTTTCTGATAAGCTAACGCTACAAACGATTTTAGCAACCACTTATCGTAGCGACCGTAGCACTGCATCGGTTATCTCACCTATGCGCTATGCTTACCAAGCAAACCCTTATGAAGACCCTAATGGTTACGATAAGAGTTACGACATAAGGATTAGTCGTTTGCACCCAGGACTTCGTTGGGAAACATTAAATATGAAACGTGAGATGCTAGAAAATCAAAATACTTCACGCTATTTAGGTGCTTCATTAAACGTTAAGTTACAATGGATAACACCACTCGAAGGACTTATCTACACTTCTCAAGCATCACTATCGGTATCTAACACATCGTCAAGAAAAGAAGAGGGAGAAGGAACTTATACCAATATGCGTAATAACTGGGAAGCACAATATGTGCAAGGCAATGAAATTCCAGCAAGCCATGTGCTAGGTTCTCTACGTGAAGGACAATATAATACAGATGCCTACACATGGAGAAACATGCTTTCTTATAATAAGATGATAGGTAACGACCATAGCTTAGAGGTGATGGCGGGACAAGAAATCACATCGAATGTGAATTATAGTTCTTATAATTATTCTCCACAATACGACAAAGTACACCGCATTGTTGGCTTCCCACAAGTGGCACAAGGCACAGATATGTCTCGTTTCCCATTCTCTTGGCTAGGCGGAACTGGCAAATACGAGTCTAAGATGTCTTCATTTTTTGCTAATGCCACTTATTCTTATGCCGATAGATACGTTGTGAACGCATCTGCACGATACGATGGTTCTGACATAATAGGTAACCAAAACCAATTCACTCCTTTATGGAATGTGTCTGGACGCTGGAATATTTACAAAGAAAAGTTCATGGAGAAAGCAAACTACATCAACTTCCTTTCTTTGCGTGTAGGTTATGGATACACGGGTAGTATCGACCATAATGCACTTCCATTTGTTACCATGCAGCTAACAGAAACACGTCCTTATGCAGGCTTAATTGTTCCTACATACTATAAAAATGCCAACCCTAATATTAAATGGCAAACGAAAAAGGACTTTAATATTGGCTTGGAATCGAGCTTATGGGACAATAGAATAACATTCAATGTTAACTATTATAATAATAAGGTAATAGACTTGCTAGATAATAAGTCACTTCCCTACTCTTCTGGTATTAACTCTATTAAACAAAATGTTGCCAATTTGGTGAACCGTGGTTGGGAGTTTGACTTAGGGTTTACACCAGTTAGAACTAGAGATTTTGAATGGACACTACGTGGTAACATAAGCTTTAATAAGAATATTATCACCAAAACATTCTATCAAGATTTCAAACAAGTGCCACAAAAAAGCTCTCTTCTATCTGAAAACGACAATGTGTACATCCAAGGTTACTCTGTTGGAGCATGGTTAGGATACGACTTTGCAGGCATAGACCCTAACACTGGCCATACATTAGCTTATGCTGAAGATGGTTCAAAGGTAGATATGGATATGTTTAACAATAAGACTTTGGCACTTAAACGTCCACCTATGCACTATTTAGGAGAAAGCAATCCTACCACAACAGGTGGTTTCTCTACTGAATTTAGATACAAACAATGGGAATTAAATGCTCAGTTTGAATTTCAAGCAGGTCACTTAATACCCACTATTTCAAGTACGATGAACCACAATTATAATTATTCTGGTAATCGTTATATCGCTGATCAATACCGTTGGAGAGCAACTGGTGATGTGGCAGAACGCCCTTATTTAGGCACAAACAACACTGCATACGACCAATACCGCTTCAACACTTCATTAGAAAAAGGCGACTATCTTCGTTGTACCTACACCAGTTTAGGTTATCGTTTAACTGAGGCTTTATGCCAAAAGCTATCTATTCGCAGTGCTCGTATTGCCCTTACAGCAAGTAATCTATTTACTCTTACAAACTTTAAAGGTATCGACCCTGCATCAATGGGCAATCTTAGCTACCCTTCGACCCGTAGTTATAGCATCACTCTGAATGTAGGTTTCTAA
- the fldA gene encoding flavodoxin FldA — protein sequence MKKTIVIYGSSTGTCEAIAQSIAEKLGVDVINVTEMDESIIKENENLLLGTATWGEGELQDDWFDGVKVIEEVGLKGKTVALFACGDSENNSETFCGSMAALYKAVTNAGANVLEGVSADDYTFDDSESVVDGKFVGLALDEMNEDDKTEPRVNAWLEQIKPSL from the coding sequence ATGAAAAAAACGATAGTGATTTATGGTTCTTCTACAGGAACATGCGAAGCAATCGCTCAAAGCATTGCAGAAAAACTTGGAGTTGATGTGATTAATGTTACCGAAATGGATGAAAGCATCATTAAAGAAAATGAAAATTTACTTTTAGGTACTGCTACTTGGGGTGAAGGAGAGTTGCAAGACGACTGGTTCGATGGAGTTAAAGTGATTGAAGAAGTGGGCTTGAAAGGTAAAACTGTTGCTCTCTTTGCTTGTGGAGATTCAGAAAATAATAGTGAAACATTCTGTGGTAGTATGGCAGCTCTTTATAAAGCAGTAACCAATGCAGGTGCAAATGTGCTCGAAGGTGTATCTGCCGATGATTATACTTTTGATGATAGTGAAAGCGTTGTCGATGGTAAATTTGTAGGATTGGCACTAGATGAGATGAATGAGGATGATAAAACAGAACCTCGTGTCAATGCATGGCTAGAACAAATAAAACCCTCTTTGTAG